AGAGATTGGGTTAGCAATAAAGAATTTTGTAATGGACCACACAGCGGACACTGTTTCCCTACATATCCAATGGGAAACCCTTAAGTGCGTACTGCGGGTcctatttataaaacatggggctagACTAAAAAAAGATAAAGGAAACAGACTAACCTGGCTCCTAAAAGAAATAGCTGAACTggaaaaacaacacaaacaaaatCCATTATCAGAATATTTAATAAAATTAACAGAATTCCGATTAGAATTACAaactttatgtatttatttatttactctaAATGAACAAACATTACGGGTTAGAGACAAAAACCGTACTTTATATTATCAACAAGGCAATAAACCTGGTAAACTTTTAGCAAGAGCTTTGCATCAGTGCATATACACTACATCTATTGTTAAAGTTAAATCCGAAGAAGGCGATGTAGTATATgacccaaaaattttgaaaacattccATTCCTTTTATTCCACATTATATAATATACCAAATTAGTTAGCAGACAGGGATCCTGACATATTTCAGCACAATATAAAGCGGTACATTGAGGAAATGGCTATGCAAACTTTAACAACAATAGAAAGAGAACAGTTGGAAAGAGAATTTTCGGACTCTGAAGTTCAAAAGGTAATGGATTCATTGGTACCGGGAAAGAGTCCCGGTCCTGATGGATTTACCCCATGGTTCTACAAGACATTTAGGGAACTATTAACCCCAATAATGAAACAAACCTTTAACTCGGTGTCTGCCTCCCAACCATTCGCCCCACAAGGTATGCAGGCATACATTTAGCTTATTCCCAAACCTGAGAaagatcacacagtctgcagaaATTATCGTCCGATCTCTTTAACAAATATTAACCTTCGACTATATTCGAAAATGATCGCAAATAGACTTACACCAATATTACCAGCATATATTCAttcagatcaagtgggatttataaaGGGGCGCAAAGTGAGAGATAACACTCTGAAGACTCTAACACTTGTGGAATATGTCCGGAAACACACCATCCCATCCTGTCTATTAGCAATTGATGCGAGatagcatttgacagggtgggatggtgtTTTTTTGAGGAGACACTCAGACAATGGGGGATAGGCCCAGTGCTTATGGAAAGGATAATGGCTCTTTATCATAGTCCAACAGCAAGGAAACACGTCAATGGGGATCTATCTGATATAATTTCAATATCTAACGGTACccgacaggggtgtcctttgtccccacTGTTATACGTATTAGTTATGGAACATCTGACAACAGCTATTCGAAAAAACCTAGATATACAAGGAATAAGAGTTGGGGACAAGGAATATAAAATGGCGGTATACGCGGAtgatctgctaatatatatataacaaacccTGTGGCGACAATACTAAATTTAACCAAGGAATTTAAACGCTTTGCTGCAATGAGTAATTTTAAAGTAAACTATAATAAATCAGAAGCTTTAAATATCACATTATCAAATAATACAGTGgaacttcttaaaaaaaaatctcttttaagtGGCAGCAAAATGtaattaaatatctaggaatatttatTCCTAGAGAATTGGGAAAACTTGAAGAATATAATTATCTTctgaaaaagcaaaaaataataaagacactTCAACAATATGATAAGGAGATATTTTCTTGGATGGGTATGATAAACATcgtaaaaatggatatactaccaAAGATATATGTATTTCAGACCATTCCATTGTATCCTTCAACAAACATTTTGAATCAACTCTGTAAGGCTATAGGGAGTTTTATATGGgcgggaaaacttgtcagaattagTTGGAATGTATTATATAGGTTAAAAAAAGATGGAGGATTAAATCTCCCGGACATTTCAATGTATCTTAGAGCAGTGTTTGTATCCAGGATTGTGGACTGGTTCCATAACTCAGATTGTAAACAGTGGGTGAAACTGGAGGAGGAGGTCACAGCCATAAAACTGAAATCATTGCCATGGATAAGCAGAGATCAACGGCCTCCTAGAGGGTATAtgcctataaaaaaaataaaaaataaaataaaaaaaacaaggaacAAAATAAAATGCAGCTTGCCATCTGAGTATGGTTTGTTTAAATACTGCCTATTTTTTAACAGTTCTCAGCAAGAGTCATTTGAAAGCACACcaaaagatatacatatatctgCCAGGGATAATGTCAGCATTCAGCATGATAAATAATATGGTATTACGGCCAGTATGTGAACAATGTTACCTGCCTATCAATAGAAGGGGAAACAATTTTATTACATTATTCAAAGCACAGTGTCAAAAACCCTGAAAGGGATTgaaaaccctcatggtttttcaccttaatgcattctatgcattaaggtgaaaaaccttgtgtggtgctgcagccccccccccgagcccccgtctTACTTACCTGATCTCGATCTTTCTCTGGCTGGGAATGAGCACACTAGCTCtacctggtgtcttgtgtcctgattggatagattgatagctgtgcagccattggctcccactgctgtcaatcaaatgcaatgacacggcgccggggggcagggccgagtcctgcattctgtgtgaatggacacagatgcgggactcgggagcaccatatgcccgtgttctctgcctccctgACTAGGACATGATATgagcaaatcttgcggttcatgcatttcaatgacaatgaactctgtcgtcctcggggtgaccctggatacgatcggctccacaaaattcggcccctcgtaaaccacttcaaccaacagtttgcagccttgtttactcccgatcaagttgtttgcgttgatgagtctctgattaagttttctggctgcttgtctatcaaacagtatcttcccagcaagtgtgccagatatggggtcaagatgtataagctctgtgacagggcaactggctatacatatagttttatggtttacaagggaagaaaTAGTCACATGGAGCccaagaactgcccagactacataggaagcactggtaagattgtgtgggacttggtgtcacccttattcataAAAGTGGAAAAGTGATGATGCAGCGCTAATAACAATTTAAATATAAATGGGTGATCTAAAGTGCATAGATAACCTGATATACATCTAAATCTACCAAAGATAGAATAATTGTGAAGATATCAAACTAACAATATACATGTGCAGTATTGAAATaatgatatcaggtgattaaaccaatgtataaCCAATGTAAAATGACGCAATGGGAACAGCAGGTTCGACCCAGGGTCGAGCCTGCTGTTCCCATTACGTCATTTTATCGATTAACAAGCGCTTGTTTTACCTCTTACAAAATGTGAGTGTAAAGCTTTCATAAATTTTTGTTTTACGCGGATTCAcgctatgtgtgtttttttattcctTTTCAGCCCTATATGTTTGAATCCACATGACGTTTTATATACCTTGGAGCTTCCTTTCTTGTTGTATCAACGCCTATATCCATCCGGGCTCTACTATTTTTGATGAAGAAGCACCGACAAGTCTGTTTGATTCATAGGGCGTATGTCCTACTGAATCCAtactttccggtaagcctcagtGTTATTGGTGGCGGTGCTCCATCTCCCCTTTTCATGCACGTTCACCGGTCGCTTGAAAGTTACCATTTGGGGTGTCAAGATACATACATTTTCGAGCGCCATCATGGGCCGCAGACCCGCTCGCTATTACAGATACTGCAAAAACAAGCCCTACCCAAAGTCCCGCTTCTGTAGGGGTGTCCCAGATCCCAAAATCAGAATTTTTGACTTGGGTCGTAAGAAGGCCAAGGTGGATGAATTCCCACTATGTGGTCACATGGTCTCCGATGAGTATGAGCAGCTGTCATCTGAAGCTCTTGAAGCTGCCCATATCTGTGCCAACAAGTACATGGTGAAGAGTTGCGGCAAGGATGGCTTTCACATCAGAGTGCGTCTCCACCCGTTCCATGTCATCCGAATTAACAAAATGTTATCCTGCGCTGGGGCTGATAGGCTCCAGACTGGAATGCGTGGTGCTTTTGGGAAACCTCAGGGCACAGTGGCCAGAGTTCACATTGGTCAGGTCATTATGTCCATCCGCACCAAGACCCAAAACAAGGAGCATGGGATTGAAGCTCTGCGCAGAGCCAAGTTCAAGTTCCCTGGCCGCCAGAAGATTCACATTTCCAAAAAGTGGGGATGCACAAAGTTCAATGCTGAAGACTTTGAGAACATGGTGGCTGAGAAGCGTCTTGTTCCTGATGGCTGCAGCGTCAAGTACTTGCCTAGCCAGGGCCCTCTGGATAAGTGGAGGGCACTGCATGCCGAATGAGCTCCCCAATTATATCTGACCTATGTACTTTTGAGATCTTGTATCAGTAAAGTTTTCAAGTACAAAAAAAAGATCATACGTTTTAGACATTTCCATTTCATCAAACACTCTTTCTCACTCAGTCGTCTTtttcctttattcattttttctaatATTGCTTTTGAGTTTATAGTAAGTTGTTCACTGTATTTTATGCGTATGGCATACATTGGTTTAATCATCTGATATCACTGCATtttatatgtatggtatacattggtttaTTCACCTGATATCATTATTTCAATACTGCACACATATATTGTTAGTTTGATATCTTCACAATTATTCTACTTTGATACATTTAGATGTGTACCAGGTTATCTATGCACTTTAGATCACCCATTTATATTTCAAAttgttattagcgctgcaccatcactTTTCCACTTTTACTCTTTGCAATTGTCATTTGCGGTGctggcagctcccccccccccctttttttggacaGCGCGGTATTTAGCACATTTTTTGCACCCTTATTtgtaaaggggtaccacttgtacgtggacaattattacacaagcatgtcactttttagtcacctttttgattgtggaattggcgggCGCATGTGGCACCAAgagatctaatcgccggggcttccccccatggcttgtagaatcccgacttagatagGGGGAGAAAGcatgcttgaaatgtaataatttgttagcagtgaagtggagggatacacggaatgtttttgttctgtcctcccttcacacagatatgactgtccaaattcctacggtgactgatgttgtggagaaaccactctctgtccacgaatacaaccttaacatgggaggggtggacctcagcgaccagttgttggcgccatacctaattgcccgtaaggccagaagctggtacaaaaaagtgtctgtatatttattccaattagctctgctgaatgcttatgcgCCATACAAAGGTTCAGGACAAACTGGATacttccttaaatttcaggaagagatcatctcAGCCCTTCTGTTTGCAGACGGTGCTGTGGCcgaccttcccaacgcaaatgcagtgagccggctgcatgagaggcattttccgtatgtcttccctggtacccctacccaaagaaatccccaaagaagatgttgtgtctgcagaaaacgcggatttaggcatgacacctgcttttattgtcctgTCCcgtcctgtcctgaccaacctggtctctgcaagaaaaaaaaacaaaaaaacacacactaaaaaaagccaaaaatacttgtggttttatttttcttctctctctattgttctctctcttatgtttgctctctattgtCTGCTTTATTGTTTGCTCTctattctatatctattgttctctctcaatTGTTGCTGTGTTTTAGAacggtaatgttttatttttactatgttttattgtatttgctttgcaggtatggtatctcttactgttatactgtaagattactttgttttattgttaaccatcatttgcttagcaggtacgccattcagctgcagcacgggtttatttattctgacagcaacagtgtttgctcccacgaaaTGTacagccatgactccagtgctgtaggagatgatttcaccaccacagttaaaaaaaaagagtatatatgccgaagcagggggcaggggcggaggagagatttgctcctaacattaggtgcggattgccccatgcttcggcatatattttttaggcacagattgcgttacaaaatcaagttttattgagttaatgttttatcgttatcATTGTTTgattttcaggtacaccattcagctgcagcactgatttatcttggcagcaacagcatttgctctcacgatacgtaaatcagcgactccagcgctgtaggaggtgatttcaccaccacagttaaaaaaaatggtgcatgtatgctcatcattagaagtgggtggatgaagagcaGTATTCCAATGGAgggcatacccacgatcaatctctttttttgttcagcccacaggctgtatgaaaaaaagaacatcgcaatatatgcccaacaaggaccagcaacatactggtatgagtggttataccagaaggatgcttgcaggtttaggtatcatcttggtatcattcttttcagccagcggtcggctttcacgtaaaagcaatcctagcagctaattagctgctagactgcttttacaagcagtgggaatgtcccccccaccgtcttccatgattttctcaggctctcctgtcccagcagGGAATCcgtgaatgcagccggtggttccgccagctgaccatagagctgatcggagaccagaatgactccaatcatctctatggtctaagaaactggaagctacgagcatttcatgacttaggttccaccggatataaacagcaccattggggaattggaaaagcattttatcacaccgatcttggtgtggtcagatgctttgagggcagacgagagatctagggtctgaccccaattttttcaaaaaagagtacctgtcacaagtgttaattttagtcttaggaccaaaatggcattttagttttagtcccattttagtcttctgctattgatttagttttagtcgtatttggtcgactaaatctccaggacattttagtcgactaaaatgtcctacgttttagtcgactaaaatctccagtacatttcagtaattgcaatttagttttagtcatagtctttgactaaaatggcattttagttttagtctcattttagtcttttgactaaaatagcattttagttttagtcgtattttagtcatgtcaattgttttagttttagtcatattttagtcgactaaaatagtattcatttagtctactaaaatgttttagtcattttagtcgactaaaatgttttagtcgattaaattaacactgcctgtcactacctattgctatcataggggatatttaattccctgagataacaataaaaaattataaaaaaaaaatgaaaggaacagtttaaaaataaaataaaaaagcaaaaattaaaaaacacgcaaaggcgaacgcaagcgtcggtctggtgtcatatgtaaacagctattgcaccatgcatgtgaggaatcactgcaaaggtcagatcgcgggcagtaattttagcagtagacctcttctgtaaatctaaagtggtaaactgtaaaggattttaaatgcttttaaaaatgtatgtagtttgtcgccactgcacgtttgtgcgcaatgttaaagcatgtcatgtttggtatccatgtactcggcataagatcatcttttttattgcatcaaacatttgggcaatatagtgtgttttagtgcattaaaattaaaaatagtgtttttttcccccaaaaattgggtttgaaaaatcactgcgcaaatactgtgtgaaaaaaaatcaacacccaccattttaatctgtagggccttcgctttaaaaaaatatataatgtttgggggttcaaagtaattttctagcaaaaaaaaaaatattttttcatgtaaacaaaaagtgtcagaaagggctttgtctggttagaagagtgggtgttaTGTGACATAatcttctaatgttgtgcataaagtgccaggacagttcaaaactccccaaatgacccctttttggaaagtagacaccccaagctatttgctgataggcatgctgagtccatggaatattttatattttgccacaagttgcgggaaaattaaaaacgaaataatatattgctcaaacatgccatgggcatatgtggaatttcaccacaaaagatattctgctgcttctcctgagtatggggataccacatgtgtgagactttttgggagcctagccgtgtaccggaccctgaaatccaatcaccgccttcaggcttactaagggtgtaaaatggtgatttcactcctcattacctatcacagctttggaggccatgaaatgtcaagatagcacaaccccccccccccccccaaatgaccccattttgaaaagtagactatttgctgagaggcgtgataagtattttgcagctctcatttgttttttcaattttcaaaactttgtgagaaaaagtgagatctgaaaaatactcaacatgcttctcagcaaatagcttgggttgtctactttccaaaatggggtcatttgggggggttttgtgctctcttggcatttcatggcctccgaaactgtgataggcagtgaggagtgaaatcaaaaatttatgcccttagaaagcctgaaggcggtgactgattttcggggtcctgtacgtgtttagattgccaaaaagtcccacatatgtggtatcctcatactcaggagaagcagcagaatgtattttgtggtgtaattccacatataaccatgccatgtttgaacaatatataatttagtgacaactttgttaaaaaaaaaattaaattttcccgaaacttgtggcaaaatataaaatattccatggactcaacatgcctctcagcaaatagcttgaagtgtcttctttccaaaatggggtcatttggggtggttttgtgctatcttgacatttcatggcctccaaaactgtgataggtagtgaggaagtgaaatcaccattttacgcctttagaaagcctgaaggctttcgggctcctgtacacggctagggtcccaaaaagtctcatatatatggtatccccgtactcaggagaagcagcagaatatattttggggtataatttcacatatacccatggtatgtttgatcaatatatcattttgcgacaactttgtgtaattttttttttcatttaaaatattcaatgggctcaacatgcttgtcagcaatttccttggggtgtctactttccaaaggtaatttggggggggggggggttgtacttttccgtttatattgcaaaaaataaaaattgcagaggcagtcaaataccatcaaaagaaagctctacttgtgggaaaaaaggacgtaaatttagtttgggtacagcattgcatgaccacacaattactaGTTAACGCAGCGcagttgtaaaaagtgctctggtcattgagcagccaaatcttccgggctgaagtggttaaaaaaaacaaaaaaaaaaaaaacgagggatTAAAACCCCTTGAACTTCTAATTAGTATTTGCACTTTACTATATAATGTATATTAATCAAGTACTACTATCAATTATGGTTTTAAAAAAATGCTGATATgttaaaaacaggattttttaaatatttaaacaaaACTATGGTAGTGATTCACTGAAAAAAAGCAGTCAAATAAGTGACCAGTTAAAGGATATTGTCAGTAACGTGCTGGCCATAGTGCAGCCGAAGCACCTAGGCAGAGGCATACAGGCATGCTCAGACATGCATTTGCAGGTGCCTGTCTTGCTGGGCATAGGCTAAAGCTTGCGTGGAAACATTAGCATGGACAGTCGAACGCATGTGCGCGCGTACATTAGCCATTTATGCTGgcaccaaatggcctatataaacgagtgcagtgctgtctgatctacagctttacctgagtctgatcctcTATCTGcatctgattacctgtgtttgaccaggcttccttgactacgcttgcttatctccagtcctgaccccggcttgccttaacCTTGCTATAACTGCTATTCTGCCTGATATcctgctgccaacctctgcctgtctacTGACCAATCTCTGCTTACCGCTTATGCCATATCTGATTATCTGTGATTgaccggcttgtctgaccttgctccaGTCTTGCTCCATCCTACTCCATCCAGTATCTGGTGATGCTGTCCTGCATCTGCTGTGCATCCGCACCTGCTGCTTCTGCTGCCACCTGCTCCTCACCACCCAGCCTGGTCTGGTGACCTATCAGCTTGCGCATCTCTACCGTCAACAAGGAATTCCGCAGGCACTCCTACCTTACTGCACTCTCGTGGCCACTGTCGCAACTTCAGTGgcccctgagccagggctgtaagagaggtctccttctacacaTAAGGCTCGGTTACAAGGTACGTGACAGATATACAGGTAAGGGTCAATCAGATAAGCATAAGAATAGATTAGTGATTTGGTTTTGTCTTTATCTAGAGGGTGGGGGTGTTTCCAAATGGATGAAAAGGAACTtccagggcccattcacacatgtGTGCATGCTCAACACATGTGTAAACATGTGTTTCTGCAATACGTGACAACGCACCTGCTCTATGTGCGGTACCATTCATAGTAATTGCACTCCAATGCATTGTACACTGCAGGGCACCAAAACATACATACACTGCGTTGTGGTGTGCTGCGTTGCTGCAAAAAattcatgtacattttttttttaatccattttgaTGCATTGGAAGCCCATCCATAATGAATTGACTGCATTAGCACAGCACGTTAAAGCATATACTAATGCGCAATAATGAACTGCAAAGGAAGGCTACAAGCGCCCcacgccccgcatgtagattatgggtctggacacatggatgggggggtggtgccCGTGCATCGCCTATGGATGGGCAAGCCACTGAGAGCAGAGTATAAAACTCTGGGTGCTGTAGAGCTGGGACCATCCATATGAGCTGTCCCTTCAAACTGTGTTGGATCTGCCCCATCGCCAATGTCACTTCTTGGACATGTGCAGGGACACATTTTGGGGTGCCAATCCCCTTGAAAGCATGTAGCATATATTAAGTGTGTCAATATAAATGTCCACTGTCAGACAGGTGGGAGCAGGTATCTCATGCAGCTATCTCCTACCCCTGGCCAAAGGGGATGAGGAAGGGGATTGGATCCCAGAAACGCATCCCTACACATGCCTAAGGCATACTGACACACTCCATGCATACTacatttgctttttttattttatttttctcaagAGTTTTTAACAACTGCACTAGATGTGGATTGTGCTGTGTcgttcttcttccctcttctttgtGAGTAGTCTACACTTTTTTCAGAAATCAAAGTTTTAATTGATTgcatatttttataaaatatttgtaaAACTACAATGTGAATTCCAGAACCTGAAttgtgaaaataattatttgaactCATTAGGGAGATTAATCTTTTCATTGATTTTATGTGCAGCAGATGTTTTCTTCAATCTGAATGATGTAACATTGTCTGGTGAGATAATCTTGGCTTCCTACTTTCTGAAGTCACTGAGGATAAGTATTTCCCACACTATGACTCTCTATAGGGCCAA
This Aquarana catesbeiana isolate 2022-GZ linkage group LG13, ASM4218655v1, whole genome shotgun sequence DNA region includes the following protein-coding sequences:
- the LOC141117506 gene encoding large ribosomal subunit protein uL16-like, with protein sequence MGRRPARYYRYCKNKPYPKSRFCRGVPDPKIRIFDLGRKKAKVDEFPLCGHMVSDEYEQLSSEALEAAHICANKYMVKSCGKDGFHIRVRLHPFHVIRINKMLSCAGADRLQTGMRGAFGKPQGTVARVHIGQVIMSIRTKTQNKEHGIEALRRAKFKFPGRQKIHISKKWGCTKFNAEDFENMVAEKRLVPDGCSVKYLPSQGPLDKWRALHAE